The Octadecabacter arcticus 238 genome contains a region encoding:
- the cimA gene encoding citramalate synthase → MERLYLYDTTLRDGQQTQGVQFSTAEKHAVAAMLDDLGVDYIEGGWPGANPTDSEFFEAVPKTRATMTAFGMTKRSGRSADNDDVLAAVMNAGTPAVCLVGKTHDFHVKTALGISLDENVENIKASIAHVAEQGREALFDAEHFFDGFKANPVYAIRSAKAAYDAGARWVVLCDTNGGALPHDVRRGVKALIEAGIPGTHVGIHTHNDTENAVANSLVAVAAGARQIQGTLNGLGERCGNANLTTLIPTLLLKEPYASQFETGVSHDALKGLRRVSRMLDEILNRVPHRQAAYVGASAFAHKAGLHASAIAKDPSTYEHIDPALVGNSRIVPMSNQAGQSNLRERLTQMGLDVAKGDPALQRILDRVKDREAAGYSYDTAQASFEVLAREELGLMPKFFEVKRYRVTVERRRNKRNKMVSLSEAVVVVKVDGVKTMSVSESLGPDGSDRGPVNALSRALVKDLGRYAECVADIHLTDFKVRITNGGTEAVTRVIVDSEDGQGRTWSTVGVSANIVDASFDALLDAIRWKLVRDGIKDGAAL, encoded by the coding sequence ATGGAGCGTTTGTATCTTTATGACACCACATTGCGCGACGGGCAGCAGACCCAAGGCGTGCAGTTTTCGACAGCAGAAAAGCACGCGGTAGCGGCGATGCTGGATGATCTTGGGGTGGATTACATAGAAGGCGGCTGGCCGGGGGCGAACCCCACGGATTCCGAGTTTTTTGAGGCGGTGCCTAAGACACGTGCTACTATGACAGCGTTCGGGATGACCAAACGGTCTGGTAGGTCAGCTGACAACGACGATGTGCTGGCGGCGGTTATGAATGCGGGCACTCCGGCGGTTTGTCTGGTGGGTAAAACGCATGATTTTCATGTGAAGACTGCGCTGGGGATATCGCTGGACGAGAACGTCGAAAATATCAAAGCATCCATTGCACATGTCGCAGAGCAAGGGCGCGAGGCGTTGTTTGACGCAGAGCACTTCTTTGACGGGTTCAAGGCCAATCCTGTCTATGCGATCCGATCTGCCAAGGCGGCCTATGACGCCGGCGCGCGCTGGGTTGTGTTGTGTGACACCAATGGTGGCGCGCTGCCCCATGATGTGCGCCGAGGTGTGAAGGCGCTGATCGAGGCGGGCATTCCGGGCACGCATGTGGGCATCCATACGCACAATGATACCGAAAACGCAGTGGCCAATTCATTGGTGGCCGTGGCGGCAGGGGCGCGCCAAATCCAAGGCACGCTAAACGGTCTAGGCGAGCGGTGTGGTAACGCCAACCTGACGACGTTGATCCCGACCTTGTTGTTGAAAGAACCCTATGCCAGCCAATTTGAGACGGGTGTCAGTCACGACGCTTTAAAAGGTCTTCGGCGGGTGTCGCGGATGCTGGACGAAATCCTGAACCGTGTGCCCCATCGTCAGGCGGCCTATGTTGGAGCATCTGCGTTTGCCCATAAGGCAGGGCTGCATGCGTCCGCAATTGCCAAGGACCCGAGCACTTATGAACACATTGATCCCGCCTTGGTCGGCAACAGCCGCATTGTGCCGATGTCAAATCAGGCAGGCCAATCCAATTTGCGCGAACGCTTGACGCAGATGGGGCTGGACGTTGCAAAGGGCGATCCCGCGTTACAACGTATTCTAGACCGCGTGAAGGATCGTGAGGCCGCCGGGTATTCCTATGACACCGCGCAAGCGAGCTTTGAGGTGTTGGCCCGCGAAGAGCTCGGGCTGATGCCGAAGTTTTTCGAGGTCAAACGCTACCGCGTCACCGTTGAACGCCGCCGCAACAAACGCAATAAAATGGTGTCACTGTCTGAGGCTGTCGTGGTCGTCAAAGTGGACGGCGTCAAGACGATGTCGGTTTCTGAAAGCCTTGGGCCGGATGGATCTGACCGAGGTCCGGTCAACGCCTTAAGCCGCGCGTTGGTCAAAGACCTTGGGCGGTACGCCGAGTGCGTGGCCGACATTCATTTGACCGATTTTAAAGTGCGCATCACCAATGGCGGCACCGAAGCCGTCACGCGGGTGATCGTTGACAGCGAAGACGGGCAGGGCCGCACGTGGTCCACCGTTGGCGTGTCGGCCAATATTGTCGATGCATCATTCGACGCGCTATTGGATGCGATCCGCTGGAAGTTGGTGCGCGACGGGATCAAAGATGGGGCTGCTTTGTGA